The genomic stretch CCGTGTGATTTTACACCGGTCAGCAAGGGGTCAACCGAAATCATGAATTGGTGTGTTTCAAAATATCAAATGAGAAAACGACGGCGTATGCTTTTGCGTCCTATTAGGTAAATCTATCCTGTCTTTCCGTTCCTGGACCGTTCAATGTGAGATCTCAGATCCAGTCCAGGCAAAACTTCGGTTGAATGCGGTAAAACAATGTTTGTTTGGTTCCCACGGCTGTCAATCATTGAACAATGCTCATTGTCCGGTTTGCTCGCATACCACCCCGCCATTGGTTATGCGAGCTCATTGAGCAAGTGGGTAGTCGGTACTGGACAAGTTGTCGGTGTCGCGAAATCTACCACATCGATTGTTGGCAATATTCTAGAGTTTCATTCTCTTTCATTATTGTAATGGTTGGCAGGACACCACCACGTCACCGTTTTTTGTTCCCTCGGTGGTCCAGGCAGCAGACAAAACAGACATGTCGCAAATTGTGGCCATGCCCCTACCGACCAATGTGAATTGGTATGGGTGCTGTTCAACTGTAACATGAACACCCAAGAAATGGGGCTGAGTAAgtcacacacacacacacacacaattGATGCACTGACGCTGAGGTGACTCCGTCGGAGAATTTAAACTAACTCTATGCATCGGCTGCAGATTCTCCAGACCAATCGCGTCATCTcgttgtggatgatgattgtGCTTCAGACTAAAGCTGCCTTATCGACATGTCATCGATGGAGTGGGGGTCGGGAGTCTGGGCTGGCGCCACTTTTCCTCCAGTGCAACCGTCCGTCGGTTCCTGAGAACTACTGATCGATGCTCTACCGATGTTGCAACCTTGTAAGACACGGCTGTATATGTGGCTCCTATAAGTGCCTGGCTCATCGTCCACACTTCGATCATTCTGTAGATCATTGATCAAATGTTGCCAGCGGACGAGTATTCCGTTGTATGTTTCACTTGTCAAAAGGTAATGCATGTTCCCATGCAGTTGCTCTGACATGGTATCAGGGTGGTCAATCTGTAATGCTACGAAGTCATGGATGCAATGGCATGGCACAATGACACAGTCTGAGACAGTGGTATCGCTCTTGACGATTGGATTCGACTTCAGGCCAACGTGATGATCGTCTTGGACCTGGATACCTGCTTACGTCCATATATCATCTGCTTTGCATGGCCAGTCGTTGGACAACTGTCTTTCATGTCCAAAATAAAGAGCTGTAGGGGTGCGTTTATGTTATGACACCACCCATGCTGGTGTCATACTATAACTTTACCGTAGCAACGCTTTATCAAATCTgtactttctttttgagatCTGGTAATTCATAGAATGAACCCAAATCGCCCACTATGTCCGTTGAACGAGTTCGAGGCAAGAAAAGCATGTAATAGCGTGGCGGCTGCTACTAAGAACTGGTATCTCGCTCATGTTCATGTGCTCTTTCCTATACCAGAGCTACCAATTGTAAACCTCTGTAGGCACAAAGGATCGTAACAGACAGAATGGGCCCACAAATCCAGGGCGAGCGTCCAATTCAGTTAATCAAGAGCAAAAGACTTTCATGTTCATTATATACAAATCCATATATTTTTTCAGCCATCATGATAAATGTGATCTTGATGTAGCCAATTACCAACGTGTCTGTATAGCGTCGAAATGTGCCAATATGACAGGCTCATCAGAAGAGGACTATAAGGTTGAGATCACGACACTGGGACTACATATCCACAGCTGTTCGCTACTGAGATCCAtattactccgtagagacTGAGAAGTTATACCAAAATAAAACAACATTTGGAGCGACCAGAGGAAAGTAGCTTGGATAGAATAGAACACACGAAGAGAGAATAAGatgaaataaaaatcaaGAAGGCGAACTGGTTAGTTTCCAATAGAGATAGTCTGTTAGGAAGCTTATATTTGATTGATCTGCAGTACATGGATTAAATTAGAGCAGGGGTTGCACTTAGGAAACTAAATAAAATGTATTGACTCTTTACTACACGCAATTCTCTCTTACTACTCTACTGCCTTCCTTTCTCACACGTCTCTAATCCTTtataccttttcctttcttcattctcccaTTCGGCCCTGGATTACGTGTCTTTCCTATTGATACTTGTTTTAGCTCATTTGAAAACTCGCTCACCGTCTTTTATATGTTTTCTGACCATTATCATGGACTCTGCAACTACATCATCAATGATGCTAACATGGTGGTAATGACTGAAAGTAAACTAGAAGATTTTTCAAAAATGATAGACACATGAATGAGAGCTATTCAAGCTGAAGATCGAACGTCCCGAAAATGAGTCGTAGTCATAATCAATCCCCCAGGCTTATCTCAGAACACAACCTCTTAGAATCGCTCAACGCCCTAGACTAGTAGAGCTTAAGAATATAATACAACACTTTTCGCGCATCGTAAAAAGTCATAACTGTCATCGTCCGTCTTAGATCCGGCCACCCACATTAAACATTCCTCTTTTCCCTGATCGAAACCCTCCCTAATAGTCTCGGAACAGTTATTCTCCTCGCTTTCACGACCCAGAtggtaaagaaaagaatcccCAGAACCACGAGCGCCGTGACAAAATCAATTATCACCTCTTCAACTCGGGAACACTCGGCTAACAGTCCAGGTTTTGCGATAGGACGATGTTCGCCGGATGTGTGTGGTGGACTGTGCTGGTCTTCCCTGTGGGTCATTGATACAGTGCAAGGCGAGACAGAACAATAGAGGTGACGTACAGCAGGAGCTGTGGATTCGAGACATTCATTGAGGAGGGATATTCAACAACGGGCTCATGGTTTGAGATAGGGTCTGGGCCGTACTGCGGTTTCTCGCGAATCTTGATAGCTGGGTCGCGGTCGCGCATCCAGCGCTCGTAGTCAGTTTCGGGTCTTGGGAGCGCGGGCATCGCCCTTGACATTGAGGTAAGAACTATGAGATGGTATAATAGTTGGTGGTGAATATGGGTGGAGACTTGTATGTCTATTAACATTGTAACTAGTGTTGTTGCGTAGACACTAGGAATGACTTTGGATTGAGCAGCAACATGTTTGTCTGTAGGTTGAGTGCGGCGTTGGCTCTTGCGGAGACTTCTGGATGTCAGCTGGATACACATTTCGCGGCTTGTCAAACAGAACCGGGTTCTTCAATTCATTGGTCAGTGAAATATAAAATGGACAATATATTCATCTGCTTTCGAAGGGAGATTACATGTCTTGGTGGTAGAGAAGGGTGAGTTACATGTAGATATGTATTTCATTTTTCAGCTACATTACTTTCAGTAGTACATTGTTCCACCATATATAAGAGCTTGCTTTCTAGTGGGCGGTAAAATcaatgaaagggaaaagaagcaCCAATCAGTCTGCTGTTTGTGGCGCTAATATATCTATTGCAGAATGATTGGTCTGTAGCTGAGCCAAATCAGGTGTCGACAGGCTAGCCCGATTGATCCATTAGTTAAACTTTCCATAAGGTTGATATCAACACTGAGATGACACTCTCGTATAAGCAGTAGGCAGCAGAATTCCCACGGTTCATTATATTCTGCACGGCTCAGAATATATAATCAATTTCAACTACCCTAAACAACTGTATACACGACACTGGGTGTCAATCTCAGAATACCGCAGTGCAAAATGGACAAAAAGAGCGCCATCAGCAACAACAGTCTTCCCGGCTCTTCCACTCCCTCTATCTCCCGTTCGTCCATCAACCACTGCAGCTTTAACGGCCTCAACGCCGCTGATTCCATCCATCGAAGTGAGCTCGACTCAGTCAATGTATTTCGCAAAACTTTCCCAGAAAGCAGCAGGGTAACTTCTATATCGCCCGCCAACACCACCATTCGACGTAGTAAGGTCAGCCATACTGTGATCGCTAACTCATACGTCCGTCGCTGCAAGCTCGCTAACTGCGAGCTTATCGATGTGTGCTCCGCTAAATCCTTGGATGCCAATGACTCCAAGTTCGACAATGTGCGCTCGATCCGCGGCCACACCTCGGTGCGAAATAGCACCGTTACGGGCCAGAGTACATTGAACCGGAGCAAAGTCAACGGGTCATCCGTCACGGATGAGAGTTGTCTGCGACGCAGTCATCTTGAGGATGTTCGGATTGCTCGAAGTCGGGTGAAGAGATCGGAGCTACGGAATTGCGATGTGAGTGATTGTGTGATTATCAAGACAAATTTCACAGACATGATTTTACGCTATGGAGtctggaagaatggaaaattggttggaagagttggagatAATGAGGTCGTGATGGTGACTCAGGACGGCCAGGTGAGTTGCCCTACTACTTACGAGATTatccttggtcttctcggAGACGTATACTAAACCCGAGATAGAACATCGGTCATGTACCTTCGGAGAGGCTTGTCACTCAAGACGCCAAAGTATGGGCGGACGATGACCCCGACTCGGATAGTTCggacaaggaaagcttgGGCTCAGATGACCTTCCACCTCCTTATAAGCCTTGATCGTAGTTAGGCTTTCCATGATGTTTTACGTCTAATGATGTGTATTTgtcattttttatttttcagtTTCCCTGCTATAACTGCACTATGTTTGATACCTGCATATTTCTTCAAAATACGTTAGTCGCGGCCCAGAGTCAGTTTGTTTAGCATTTTACCAGCATGCTTCATAGTGATGCTTCAATCATGGCACGCACGGTCGACGGTCACTACAGACGTTGTTTAAGTGGACTTACGCATAAGTCGAGACTACCGTCACTAGCCGCAGGCTTTCTCTAGGCTTAATCGAAGAGCGTTTGGACCTAATCTTTGTTGAGCAAATTTATCTCGTATTCACATGAGCCACTTGTTCATCAACAAAGCTGACCGGACAGAATATTGCATCATTCGGCAGTGCAGTCGCGACGAAAACATGGACCAATCAATATATGATGCAGTCATCTATGAACTAGTGTTGTACTCTGGGGTGCTTGTATTGAGTTCTCAAGATTATGGGTACCGGTCTAGGCCAGTGAAAGCCAGAGGAGCTAAGTAAAAAGCCGCAAAGTCCGTGAATCTGGACAGTTGGCACGTCTTGACCCTCTTTCTGGAAATATTCTGACTGGTGGGCATATGGAAATATGTTTCAGGGCTGAGTGAGATAGAAACCGGGCTTTCCGGGCTTCCTCGCGCAAGCCAATAAGATATGCGAGGGAGCCAACATCGTTGACAGATGACCAACATCGGGGTTACATCCCGCACATCATCTGAGCCCTGAATATCACTTCCATGCTAAGTAAAGCATTATACCTAGGCATGACTAGCTGATAGGCCAACCGGTCAAAGGATCTATTTTTGACTAAATTTCAGAACATCCGGCTTCTTGAGACTTGCGCAGCCTTATGAGGGAGATTGCTAGTACTGATCTTGGCACCCTGGCTCTAAGATATCACCCACTCGGGATAGCTGGAATAATGTACCTTATCATAATCGGCTATATTGGGATTATGATCGGCGTGAAGGATTCCGTATAAGACTCCCCAAACTGCCAGTGTTGCCCTTATGGTCCATACTCAATCACGTCTATTCCATACGAGAAGTATGGGACGGCAAACACCTGTTTACCGGGCAGCCCAGACCTGCATTTTAGGTTTGGTTCTACTGTCATTCGCCTCTGCATCTTCATATCTACCAAGAGAATCGCCTACGGGGATCATTTCGAACGATGGATTCAGTTTCCTTAATGAGACATCACAGTTGACTCCTCGCGATGAAAAGCCTTTCACCCTCCGTATCATGCCCCTAGGTGCGTCCATTACCTACGGATACCAGTCAACCGATGGTAACGGCTATCGACGATGGCTTCATCAGCAACTTCGTCACGCTGGATGGTGGGTGAACATGGTCGGCAGTAACCCAAATGACACCAGCACCATGAATGACAATGCAAGTCACTACTGGTACTTGGTAGCCCAACTATTAGATCAGGGATACTGACACCCATCATTTGACATGACAGGAAGTCGAGGCCACATCCAGTTTTAGAGTCGACCAGGTCACCCAACAGGCTGAGAGAACCATCCCGCAACAGCCAAAACTCATTTCGATAAAGTAGGGCTCTCTCGGTTCGTGGTACTATGAAGCCATCTGACATTACATGCACAGTGCTGGCACAAATGACGCAAATCAGTACCATGACACAACAGTCGATGTGTACAAGACAGGCGAGCGGATGGATGCTCTTCTGACACGTCTGTTCGACGCAATTCCCGGCACTACTATCATCCTCCGTGAAACAAACAAATGGCGACTGGAAGCATTACGCCCATGTCTACAAGAACACTGGTCACGGCGGCACCCAGGTGAAGGGTACAGTACTGACATAGTTGCTCTTTTGCGACTGCGCTAGCTAACCAAATTCTGTGACAGGCGATGGTGTCTACTACTGCGACATACGTGGTACCGGTGCTGATGACTATGTGGGTAACTTCGGTGAAGGTATTCTTCGTGTGCTCATCAGATTCGTATAGGTTTGGATATCCTCTGAAGGGCAAGGCTATCTTTACGGAAACGTCCACGATCCACCTGTCTGGAAGCCAGAAGGAATTGAAA from Aspergillus oryzae RIB40 DNA, chromosome 1 encodes the following:
- a CDS encoding uncharacterized protein (predicted protein), whose translation is MDKKSAISNNSLPGSSTPSISRSSINHCSFNGLNAADSIHRSELDSVNVFRKTFPESSRVTSISPANTTIRRSKVSHTVIANSYVRRCKLANCELIDVCSAKSLDANDSKFDNVRSIRGHTSVRNSTVTGQSTLNRSKVNGSSVTDESCLRRSHLEDVRIARSRVKRSELRNCDVSDCVIIKTNFTDMILRYGVWKNGKLVGRVGDNEVVMVTQDGQNIGHVPSERLVTQDAKVWADDDPDSDSSDKESLGSDDLPPPYKP
- a CDS encoding uncharacterized protein (predicted protein) — translated: MGRQTPVYRAAQTCILGLVLLSFASASSYLPRESPTGIISNDGFSFLNETSQLTPRDEKPFTLRIMPLGASITYGYQSTDGNGYRRWLHQQLRHAGCAGTNDANQYHDTTVDVYKTGERMDALLTRLFDAIPGTTIILRETNKWRLEALRPCLQEHWSRRHPGEGYSTDIVALLRLR